Within the Silurus meridionalis isolate SWU-2019-XX chromosome 2, ASM1480568v1, whole genome shotgun sequence genome, the region TATCATACCTGATgcacaatactgttatttgcacCACCATgcactcacactttatgtacattactaaTCTGTCATAttatctgtatccctatttaatactcgtactgtctatattgtctcacattgtctgtattgtcttgtatagtctgtgtagtcttgtcttgtctgttttgttttgtatagtccaagctgaatgtatagtgttatttatgtctgtctgttagagtcactaacagctagGACCAAATTGCTTGTGTAAACCtggttctgattctgattccgAAGTACTAAACACTGATGTGCACAATTTCAGTATTAAATTCTTACTTTACACTCTAAAAAAACCATAacacagaggtggaaagagtaataaaatacagtacatattaCACAATATACATCTCCCGCTTTACCGTGGTTCGAATCTCACGCCCCGGTTTATCGCAGAATTGTCTCTTGCGAATAGCACGATAATCTTATAggaaaacttatagggaattgttttaaaaGAGTTTTATGTTAAAGTAATGACattgattaataaaaatataattataattattaaataaagtaaaatgttaatactgtacatttactcactataaatgtggtACAGTGCACTGTATTTCtaagaatttacacaaaattcatctcgctatatgCTTGCaattttttcctgtgtgtgtttaaagtgtgtgggagaaTGATctacggcttaaacaataaaaaacaaagcatttttggggtggtgtccgCTTAGCACGTTTTTTAGTTTATCGCGGTTTTTTTATTTCGCgcaggcggttttggaacgtaaccaccgcgataaacaggggattactgtattatactCGAGTGTaagtactgttacttcaataaaattttacttaaataaatcaactcaagtaaaagtaaaatgtaactCAATTAAAAttccactacatgtgtggagttttgacattggacctcctggagtgtttaaaggctctggcatgaagaatctgatgctggatctgtgatgaacaaaaaaaaagcttctacttttataccaaagactgtagaaagaacatttacttataatcttatactccagtaatcatgttagttctcactctccagtgttctgtattgttgatagatttatgatcaaactcttgatgtcacccaaatgaggatgggttccccttttgagtctggttcctctcaaggtttcttcctcataacatctaaggaagtttttccttgccacagtcgccatggctgctcatcagagataaatgcacaccatttaccttgactgttgagacaatgtcagtttttgagacaatgttcattgctaaaagcgctatacaaataaaaatgaattgaattgaattgaattgaatgtctgttgtgaaaagcgctatagaaataaacttgacttgacttaaaatgtacttaaaatgtacttgttcctttttttttcataaataaaaaaaaaatgtataatgcatggccttttAGGCCTTCTGCAAAACACCGAAcataaatcacttttttttgtaaaaactggGTGATTAGCCACCTTCCCTGTCTTGCTGTCAAGTTTTTCTATCCTGGTTTGACATCTTGATTTTCTCTGTGTAATTCTTGCGTTTTGCATCTACCGGATGCGTGACGAGTCTGAGCTCCTAAACCAAAATCTGTAAAGTGCCGCGCAATCGTTTCTTTCGCCCttgcattattttcatttaatttttttaaactcagTAATGgataagatataaaataaagcaaagtaCAACATTTCGAACAACATATTGaattaaaaggaaatattttaaaaactacttaaaaaagtaaaagtacacaaaaaactacTGTTACTTTCCACCTTAGCTAAACCAGAAACAAAGTACTGATATCTATCGAttaactatagaaataaaataaatctagacAAACATTCAAGGAAACTGTAATACAGTCTAAATCAGAATGAGAGTGTACAATAGTTACAGTCAGAGtccctgaccaatcagaacgcgCCATGTTTCCGCTTTATAACGTCGGAGGTggggacgaaaaaaaaaaagagtatttaTAGTTGTGTAATGTTGTCACGGCAACTGCCAGAGTATGATGTAATGGTGGGCAACACTTAACCCTGACCAGTTATAGCTTATGTTCTGCTTTATCTTTCTTgattcactctgtgtgtgtgtgtgtgtgtgtgtgtgtgtgtgtgtgtgtgtgtgtgtgtgtgtgtggtaaagctGATTGAGGTAAAAGCAGGACCAGAGAAAAGTGAGGACATCATGTTCtcagtgtacacacacttctgtgcaACAGTCACGAGTCGAGTCTCTTTGTTCTGTTGTGTCCAGTAACCAGGTTCATGttgtaatgtgtttattaaaatccTTCAACTTCTTGCAATTCTTATAAAAATGGAGCCTCCTAAGTGCCTTTTCACTTGAAGGGACCTTTCTGTTGGCAGGTGTTTCTCCACTGGTGTCACTCTGGGGACATTTTGCTGACAGTAGGCTTGCATTTAAAAAGCATTCAACCATAAAATTGTAGATATAATTCACATTTTACATGCTATATTTAAATTGGGGATTCATCtataaagtattttatatatgtgaCATACActttattgacaaaagtattgggtcacctggtgaTAAGCACGGTATGTGGTTTTGGAgtatcacattccacatttagtcacaattTGCTCTTggaattccctccactcttctgggaagattaacctctagattttggggtgtgttaatggatatttgtgttcattaaccacaagggtattatgTACTGAtgtacactggcgatcaaaattagagaacaatgtataaacaattgaacaattctgaaataatgtcattttcactgctcaacagttgaaggagtttttcaTTCGTTAAATAATCTTCAATAACCAACCGTAGTCTAACCGTGGATGGGACGTTAGTCATTTATGTCTAGGTACATTTTATCATAGACAATAGAGGTGTGCGATATTGACAAAAGATTATAGctcagtattttttattttattgataacaataatcaaaatatattttactgagtGTTTATTGTGCTGGTACCTTAAGGACTACCATGGACAGCTGCCTcctaacatttttatattttttatatattccgTGTGGTGGTCAGTTCACAGCACATCATTTCCAATAagtttaagtaatttttttctaaaagtgtgACATTTAATTTTTCTAACATTTTGGCTGTTACCAAGCAAATTAAATcagtataaaaaaagtaatttttgcaatgcagaggaaaaaaactttaaatgtaaaattaaatccGCCGgtaatttactgtaaataagtGAGGCATTGCGATTGAATGAATCACCTATATAAATGATTCAGCTCAATCGCATTGACTCACTTATCACTATTGCTCAGAGACAAAAAACTGTGCTGTGGCTTTgtttggaaatttttttttggtgaaatcAAGCAAAACATGCAATGTGGTGTCTAAAATGTCTTAATattaatttcttgtttattgaactgttgtataaaataaatcacatttgtaCTCATGCTGAattttaacccagccattagggttgcacaaaccagtgcactcttagtgccggtcccaagcccggataaatggggagggttgcgttaggaagggcatccagcgtgaaACATGTgaaaaatcaaatatgcggatcacaaatcagaatttcataccgatCATACCGACCGATTTAGATCGGtagaggcccgggttaccaacgaccgccacaggtcaCACAgacgttagccaacagggtactggtggaaatcaggctactgttggccgaaggaggagaaggagaggaggaagacgtctacagagacggcagggaaaggagaagtgaaggagagtggaggtttgggttggtactttaaatgttggtactatgactggtaaagggagagagggagctgatatgatgtagAGGAGAATatgatgtgtgttcaggagaccaagtggaaagggagtaagaccaggaacattggaggggggGTTAAACTGTATGATCATGGTgcggatggaaagagaaatggtgtaggggtgattctgaaggaagagtacattgagtgtagtggaggtaaagagagtatcaatagaagaatgctaaggatgaagccactaggaaggaggaaaagaggaagaccaaggagaaggtttatggtaattgatttgaaagaggcagatgtgaaggacagagtagtatggagacggatgatctgctgtcttgacccataatgggagcagctgaaagaagaatcATGCTGAatttttgagggaaaaaactgcaaaaaactTTTTGTGTGATATTAATTAACTTTATGAATTACACATTTTCTTCCCCCATATCTTGAATTTTGTGgtattctaaatgcattttaatagataGAAGCATGCAAAGAAATAACGCACTCTAAATGCTTATGTGCACAAGTCTAAACTACTAGACTCATTACATGTGCACTCTGTAGGTTCTTTCTGTTTGGTTTATGCAATATACTTGAACTTGAAACAACAATCACGATATTATCATAGACTATATATATCGTACACTTTACTAGGCAATCCACTTCCTGGAAAGTTTTTGGAACATGAACTGGAAGCTGTAAAGTAGCCACTACCCATTATTCCATTGTGCCAGTAAATTAATAATGTTATTTGTTCAAGTTTATGgatttttaacaattaaaaatggGTGCAGAATACACACTTATGGTCTATTGTGTTTTCCCCTCAGGTGTTCCCACACCGAGTCCAGAGATCCTGCGTCACACACTCAACATGCTGGTTCGAGAGCGTAAGATCTACCCCACACCTGAGGGCTACTTTATCGTCACACCTCAAACTTACTTCATCACTCCTTCCCTCATTCGCACTAACAGCAAATGGTACCACCTGGATGATCGgcagcaacaacaacagcaacaacagcagcagcagcagcagcaacaacagcagcagcaacaacaacaacaacaacaacaacaacaacaacagcagcagcagcagcaacaacaacagcagccaCAGCAGTGCACATCACCGCAGTCTGGCACAATCACCCCTTCCACATCGGGCTGTGTGCGTGAAAGACTAAACCACAAAAACCACTGCGATTCTTACAACTCCTACCGGGACGAGGTGCCTAGCAATCACACTACATTACAAAGGAAATCACCAAAAGAACCTAAAGGAGATCCTCCCTCATACCCACAgcctccacctcctccagcaACCACACAACACCCATCAGATCAAGACAAGAGCAGGACCAATCCTTCCTTTACATATAAGACAGACACTTTGACCAAGAAAAAGGAAGGGAGTACTGGTGGCAGCAGCGAAAGGCAATCAAAAAAGTTTGGGTTGAAGCTTTTCCGCCTGAGTTTCAGGAAAGACAAAACAAAGCAGCTGGCAACCTTTTCTGCACAGTTCCCACCGGAGGAATGGCCTCTGAGGGATGAGGACACACCATCTTCTGTTTCCATCCCTCGGGAGGTCGAGATGGAGATAATTCGGCGCATCAATCCAGACCTGACGGTGGAAAACGTGGCGCGTCATACAGCGGTGATGAAGCGTCTTGAGGAGGAACGTGCTCAGCGCTGTAAGGCGAATTCATCTGCTCAGCACAGTGCCCGAAGTCGTCGCAGCCGAGGTCACCGTCGCATCCCACACGGAAAATCACGTTCGCATAGTAAGACACGTGCCACTCGTGGAGATCCATCTGAGGGCTCCAATCTTGACCTGGCAGCGGTTGGATTAGATAGGGATTACAGATTCTTCAGTCAGTCACTGGTGCGCTCTCCCAGGGAGGGAATGTATACAGTAGAGCGTAGGAGTGGTGCTGCCTACCTCGTTCACAGTAACCCTAACATTGCTGAATCATATTTCCCAGTTACCCCTGAATGGGACGTATCAGGGGAGCTTGCAAAGAGGCGGACAGAAATGCCATTTCCAGAGCCTTCACGTGGGACTTCGCATTCTAGAGTGCATCGAAGTCACAGCCACACACAGGACCGCAAATCTCGGAATGAACGGACAGATAAAGCCAAGGAAAGATCACGATCTATGGACAACTCCAAAGGTCCATTGGGAGGTGGAAGCTCCCTGTTGGGTCCTCCAGAAGACTACGATCATAGTCCGGACCACCGAAGCCGCTACTACACCGACGATGGGACGCTAAGGGCCTCGTCGCAAAAATCGTCCCACTATTCACGCATTATGTTTTCGGCTGCTAAGTTCAGCTCGGAAATGTCTGTTCCTGATATGGGCAAAATTGGCCTGGACGCTCCTTTGGAGCGAAACAAGAGCAGGGACAGCCTGCCAGCTTACAGCGACATGAAGGCCTTGTCGCCAAAGCCTCTGGCAGATGACTACTTCCAGTGCAATACGTCGAATGAAACAATCCTAACAGCCCCGTTACCGCTGGGCAAATCTGACCACGACACTTTAACGCCATCAGACGGAATCTGCAAGGGATCGCCAGCTGATCGGCA harbors:
- the stox2a gene encoding storkhead-box protein 2 isoform X1 — encoded protein: MEKFLQIAPHSLAIVLSRVSSDDSPAVTEKLQHHHTGYEIFADFKAENMQHFWNKKVTDAIAETFFLGWIDEHVLLIQGKEDHLEVLREGWTRRALKPPRGFEIKCIGDVSPISMSPISQSQFIPLGEILCLAISAMNSARKPVTQDALMEHLTTCFPGVPTPSPEILRHTLNMLVRERKIYPTPEGYFIVTPQTYFITPSLIRTNSKWYHLDDRQQQQQQQQQQQQQQQQQQQQQQQQQQQQQQQQQQQQQQQPQQCTSPQSGTITPSTSGCVRERLNHKNHCDSYNSYRDEVPSNHTTLQRKSPKEPKGDPPSYPQPPPPPATTQHPSDQDKSRTNPSFTYKTDTLTKKKEGSTGGSSERQSKKFGLKLFRLSFRKDKTKQLATFSAQFPPEEWPLRDEDTPSSVSIPREVEMEIIRRINPDLTVENVARHTAVMKRLEEERAQRCKANSSAQHSARSRRSRGHRRIPHGKSRSHSKTRATRGDPSEGSNLDLAAVGLDRDYRFFSQSLVRSPREGMYTVERRSGAAYLVHSNPNIAESYFPVTPEWDVSGELAKRRTEMPFPEPSRGTSHSRVHRSHSHTQDRKSRNERTDKAKERSRSMDNSKGPLGGGSSLLGPPEDYDHSPDHRSRYYTDDGTLRASSQKSSHYSRIMFSAAKFSSEMSVPDMGKIGLDAPLERNKSRDSLPAYSDMKALSPKPLADDYFQCNTSNETILTAPLPLGKSDHDTLTPSDGICKGSPADRQTPHLTSPHPMEYKEDSSASKGHNGSGKPTPSQTPEPNSSGRLIQHQQHNADPGGGGGGGSGVMVDKRKEIFSKDTLFKPPHSILTMSYVDTGYSKSGTLRKTPHMKSSEVLNTLEPQPPPNSGPSPASAPAPTGPEQGIPSTSEAAFDYYNVSDDDDDEVEETSHKETAPPEGKGRTGGGESGGGGVSVGGGVGGGTMQWLLEREKERDLQRKFENNLTLLSPKENENTNSQKSAHSARLDSMDSSSVTVDSGFNSPRTRESLASNTSSIVESNRRQNPALSPGHMGSSLIGAPFSFRSVAEAPSTQAEKLQKPNNCLASITSV
- the stox2a gene encoding storkhead-box protein 2 isoform X2, whose amino-acid sequence is MKKTRNLRRAWPGPDGPDLGSERDKDYRLHKHFPPSLPPLAPYIAQGDVSPISMSPISQSQFIPLGEILCLAISAMNSARKPVTQDALMEHLTTCFPGVPTPSPEILRHTLNMLVRERKIYPTPEGYFIVTPQTYFITPSLIRTNSKWYHLDDRQQQQQQQQQQQQQQQQQQQQQQQQQQQQQQQQQQQQQQQPQQCTSPQSGTITPSTSGCVRERLNHKNHCDSYNSYRDEVPSNHTTLQRKSPKEPKGDPPSYPQPPPPPATTQHPSDQDKSRTNPSFTYKTDTLTKKKEGSTGGSSERQSKKFGLKLFRLSFRKDKTKQLATFSAQFPPEEWPLRDEDTPSSVSIPREVEMEIIRRINPDLTVENVARHTAVMKRLEEERAQRCKANSSAQHSARSRRSRGHRRIPHGKSRSHSKTRATRGDPSEGSNLDLAAVGLDRDYRFFSQSLVRSPREGMYTVERRSGAAYLVHSNPNIAESYFPVTPEWDVSGELAKRRTEMPFPEPSRGTSHSRVHRSHSHTQDRKSRNERTDKAKERSRSMDNSKGPLGGGSSLLGPPEDYDHSPDHRSRYYTDDGTLRASSQKSSHYSRIMFSAAKFSSEMSVPDMGKIGLDAPLERNKSRDSLPAYSDMKALSPKPLADDYFQCNTSNETILTAPLPLGKSDHDTLTPSDGICKGSPADRQTPHLTSPHPMEYKEDSSASKGHNGSGKPTPSQTPEPNSSGRLIQHQQHNADPGGGGGGGSGVMVDKRKEIFSKDTLFKPPHSILTMSYVDTGYSKSGTLRKTPHMKSSEVLNTLEPQPPPNSGPSPASAPAPTGPEQGIPSTSEAAFDYYNVSDDDDDEVEETSHKETAPPEGKGRTGGGESGGGGVSVGGGVGGGTMQWLLEREKERDLQRKFENNLTLLSPKENENTNSQKSAHSARLDSMDSSSVTVDSGFNSPRTRESLASNTSSIVESNRRQNPALSPGHMGSSLIGAPFSFRSVAEAPSTQAEKLQKPNNCLASITSV